In Streptomyces sp. NBC_01717, one DNA window encodes the following:
- a CDS encoding FG-GAP-like repeat-containing protein yields MRKRTPVLAAAMLTTTALLSFPAPAFAAAAKYADDFNGDGYRDLVVGAPDATVSGKAEAGAVVVLYGSAAGPGKAKKQLISQATAGVVGTAEAYDRFGESVASADLDADGYADLLVGSPYEDVGDARNRGSVTVLWGSSQGLKTGVALSTPSPAFGGDGCSFGTGLAATSPTATSRAVVTVPGWCAVRTLSGPVSRTGKPASSALLVDNPSAEDALLGDLDNNGHPDEVEISVGLGDHPAGGVFVNPHDTQTYEPPLSTDGDNATIGDVNGDGYRDLVIGDPGDMTIDGTPQPGTGHLGGQIAIWPGGAQGIDPAATPILIHQDTPGVPGTAESDDSFGADVSVADINQDGYGDIAVGVPGEDLNGTRDAGSVIVIPGSATGPTGAGSTSITQNSAGVPGASERSDRFGATVRLADFTKDGRPDLAVGTPGEVAPGATRSTGGVWVFKASSTGLSLATSYSIMAGSVGLPTTTDTSWSSVLAP; encoded by the coding sequence ATGCGGAAGCGCACCCCTGTCCTGGCGGCAGCGATGCTCACCACGACCGCCCTCCTCAGCTTCCCGGCACCCGCGTTCGCGGCTGCCGCCAAGTACGCCGACGACTTCAACGGCGACGGTTACCGCGACCTGGTGGTGGGTGCCCCCGACGCCACCGTCTCCGGCAAGGCGGAAGCAGGTGCCGTCGTCGTCCTCTATGGTTCGGCAGCGGGTCCCGGTAAGGCCAAGAAGCAGTTGATCTCCCAGGCCACCGCGGGCGTGGTGGGCACCGCGGAGGCGTACGACCGGTTCGGCGAGTCCGTGGCCTCGGCCGACCTGGACGCGGACGGCTACGCGGACCTGCTCGTCGGCTCGCCGTACGAGGATGTGGGCGACGCACGCAACCGGGGCTCGGTCACTGTCCTCTGGGGCAGTTCCCAGGGGCTCAAGACCGGTGTCGCGCTGTCCACGCCGTCCCCGGCCTTCGGCGGTGACGGCTGCTCCTTCGGGACCGGGCTCGCCGCCACCAGCCCCACCGCCACCTCTCGTGCCGTCGTGACCGTGCCGGGCTGGTGTGCCGTGCGGACGCTCAGCGGGCCCGTCAGCCGGACCGGGAAACCCGCTTCGTCCGCACTGCTTGTAGACAACCCGTCCGCCGAGGACGCACTACTGGGCGACCTGGACAACAACGGGCACCCGGACGAAGTGGAGATCTCCGTGGGCCTCGGCGACCACCCGGCGGGCGGTGTGTTCGTCAACCCCCACGACACCCAGACCTACGAGCCGCCGCTCTCCACCGATGGCGACAACGCCACCATCGGTGACGTCAACGGCGACGGGTACCGCGACCTCGTCATCGGAGATCCCGGCGACATGACCATCGACGGCACACCCCAGCCCGGCACCGGCCACCTGGGCGGTCAGATCGCCATCTGGCCCGGCGGCGCGCAGGGCATCGACCCCGCCGCCACGCCGATCCTGATCCACCAGGACACCCCCGGAGTGCCCGGAACCGCCGAGAGCGACGATTCCTTCGGCGCCGATGTGAGCGTCGCCGACATCAATCAGGACGGATACGGCGACATCGCGGTCGGCGTCCCCGGTGAGGACCTCAACGGCACCCGGGACGCGGGCAGCGTGATCGTGATCCCGGGAAGCGCGACCGGTCCCACCGGCGCGGGCTCCACCAGCATCACGCAGAACTCCGCAGGCGTACCCGGAGCCTCCGAGCGCTCCGACAGGTTCGGCGCGACGGTCCGCCTCGCCGACTTCACCAAGGACGGCAGGCCCGATCTCGCCGTCGGCACACCGGGCGAAGTCGCCCCGGGTGCCACCCGCAGCACCGGCGGTGTCTGGGTGTTCAAGGCCTCTTCCACGGGCCTGAGCCTCGCCACGTCCTACAGCATCATGGCCGGCTCCGTGGGTCTGCCCACGACCACGGACACCTCCTGGTCGTCCGTACTCGCTCCGTGA
- a CDS encoding FG-GAP repeat protein → MRLRTTTALAALVAAGLTPLTLPTTPASAGTTKYADDFNGDGYRDLATSAPDATVSGEVGAGAIVVTYGSASGLAASSRTVISQNSASVPGAAEKSDSFGSSLASADLDRDGYADLVVGAEYEDVGTYTDAGSVTVLWGSASGLSGGATLSPPRRRFDKDRSGMSVATGDFDGDGSIEVMAAGNGDLWHMEGPFTRSGTAADTEYIFNDTTRNLAVGDITGNGSDELLMLGGMADDDLGGEVAVMSWDSGEWQNTEIAADGLTGAVGDIDADGYADVVLGRGDKHGNEAKAGIAKGGQITVLHGSPAGLGATRPARTLSQASSGIPGTAETWDGFGDSVAMGDINGDGYADVAVGAPAEGVGDQPEAGAVTVLRGSATGLTTTRAVSFTQNSTAVPGTAENLDSFGSAVRLADLNGNAKADLSIGVAGENEVGGIWYLPGTSTGLTGTKSVGCTATSLGLASAGFPALGEDFAQPR, encoded by the coding sequence ATGCGTCTTCGCACCACCACGGCCCTGGCCGCCCTCGTCGCGGCGGGCCTGACCCCCCTCACCCTGCCCACCACACCTGCCTCCGCCGGTACCACGAAGTACGCGGACGACTTCAACGGCGACGGGTACCGCGACCTCGCGACATCAGCTCCTGACGCCACTGTCAGCGGCGAAGTCGGCGCGGGAGCCATCGTTGTCACCTACGGCTCAGCATCCGGCCTGGCCGCCTCCAGCCGCACGGTGATCAGCCAGAACTCCGCCTCGGTGCCTGGCGCCGCCGAGAAGTCCGACAGCTTCGGATCCAGCCTCGCCTCCGCGGATCTCGATCGCGACGGATACGCAGACCTTGTCGTCGGCGCCGAATACGAGGACGTCGGCACCTACACGGACGCAGGCAGCGTCACCGTTCTGTGGGGCAGCGCATCGGGGCTGTCGGGCGGGGCCACTCTGTCCCCTCCCCGCCGGCGCTTCGACAAGGACCGCAGCGGAATGTCCGTCGCGACCGGCGACTTCGACGGCGATGGCTCGATCGAGGTCATGGCCGCCGGGAACGGCGACCTGTGGCACATGGAAGGCCCGTTCACCCGCTCGGGCACGGCAGCCGATACCGAGTACATCTTCAACGACACCACACGAAACCTCGCCGTCGGTGACATCACCGGCAACGGCAGCGACGAACTCCTCATGCTGGGCGGAATGGCCGACGACGACCTCGGGGGCGAGGTCGCAGTGATGAGCTGGGACTCGGGCGAGTGGCAGAACACAGAGATCGCTGCGGACGGCCTCACCGGAGCCGTCGGCGACATCGACGCGGACGGATATGCAGACGTCGTCCTCGGCCGCGGCGACAAGCACGGCAACGAGGCGAAAGCGGGCATCGCCAAGGGCGGCCAGATCACAGTCCTCCATGGCAGCCCGGCCGGCCTGGGCGCCACGCGCCCCGCACGCACGCTCAGCCAGGCGTCCTCCGGGATTCCCGGCACCGCCGAGACCTGGGACGGATTCGGTGACTCCGTCGCCATGGGCGACATCAACGGCGACGGCTACGCGGATGTTGCCGTGGGGGCCCCGGCCGAGGGCGTCGGTGACCAGCCCGAGGCCGGTGCGGTCACCGTCCTTCGAGGCTCGGCGACCGGTCTGACCACGACGCGCGCGGTCTCCTTCACGCAGAACAGCACGGCGGTCCCGGGCACGGCTGAGAACCTCGACAGCTTCGGCTCGGCAGTACGTCTCGCCGACCTCAACGGCAACGCCAAAGCGGACCTGTCCATCGGCGTCGCGGGCGAGAACGAGGTGGGCGGGATCTGGTACCTGCCCGGCACGTCGACCGGTCTCACGGGCACCAAATCCGTTGGCTGTACCGCCACTTCACTGGGTCTGGCCTCGGCCGGCTTCCCCGCGCTGGGCGAGGACTTCGCCCAACCCCGTTGA
- a CDS encoding Yip1 family protein: protein MAGFRIGRGRDNRTPQQGQQQPRQQPYGTQAPPPPYGQQPWPPTGGNGTPYTAGRPGGHQGNGGYGGAHGEPEYFGDPYNQPQQPHRGDPYANNPGHTQAFSIDEDPYGDGNTYRAGQAPAQPAGPRLHWKDLLSGIVLRPGPTFWQMRDYPVWGPALIVTFLYGLLALFGFDQARDDAIHATLSAAVPYVVLTGVGFVIGGLVLGAVTHTLARQLGGDGAWQPTVGLSMLIMSITDAPRLIFALFLGGENSLVQVLGWVTWLASAALFTSMVSKSHDLPWPKALGASAIQLIALLSIIKLGTI, encoded by the coding sequence GTGGCTGGATTCAGGATCGGACGCGGCCGGGACAACCGCACCCCGCAGCAAGGGCAACAGCAACCGCGGCAGCAGCCGTACGGCACGCAGGCACCACCGCCGCCGTACGGTCAGCAGCCATGGCCGCCGACGGGAGGCAACGGCACCCCGTACACAGCCGGCCGGCCCGGCGGACATCAGGGCAACGGCGGCTACGGCGGCGCACACGGCGAGCCCGAATACTTCGGCGACCCGTACAACCAGCCCCAGCAGCCCCACCGAGGCGACCCGTACGCCAACAACCCGGGTCACACGCAAGCGTTCAGCATCGACGAGGACCCGTACGGCGACGGCAACACCTACCGCGCCGGCCAGGCCCCCGCCCAGCCCGCAGGCCCCCGCCTGCACTGGAAGGATCTGCTGAGCGGCATCGTGCTGCGCCCCGGCCCGACGTTCTGGCAGATGCGCGACTACCCCGTCTGGGGTCCGGCGCTCATCGTCACGTTCCTCTACGGCCTGCTGGCACTCTTCGGTTTCGACCAGGCCCGCGACGACGCGATCCACGCGACGCTCTCCGCCGCCGTCCCGTACGTCGTCCTCACGGGCGTCGGCTTCGTCATCGGCGGCCTCGTCCTCGGCGCGGTCACCCACACCCTCGCCCGCCAGCTCGGCGGCGACGGCGCCTGGCAGCCGACGGTCGGCCTCTCCATGCTGATCATGTCGATCACGGACGCACCGCGCCTGATATTCGCGCTGTTCCTGGGCGGCGAGAACTCCCTGGTCCAGGTCCTCGGCTGGGTGACCTGGCTGGCCTCGGCCGCACTCTTCACCTCGATGGTCAGCAAGTCGCACGACCTGCCGTGGCCGAAGGCACTGGGCGCATCCGCGATCCAGCTGATCGCCCTTCTGTCGATCATCAAGCTCGGCACGATCTGA
- a CDS encoding phosphoribosyltransferase, with protein sequence MNDVRENLTYEAFGHAVRELAQTVADDGYEPDVVLSIARGGVFVAGGLAYALDCKNIHLVNVEFYTGVGTTLEMPVMLAPVPNVIDFSDKKVLIADDVADTGKTLKLVRDFCIDHVAEVRSAVIYEKSHSLVKCEYVWKKTDRWINFPWSVEKPVVRRSGQVLDA encoded by the coding sequence ATGAATGACGTACGAGAGAACCTGACGTACGAGGCGTTCGGTCATGCCGTGCGGGAGCTCGCGCAGACCGTCGCCGACGACGGGTACGAGCCGGATGTGGTGCTCAGCATCGCCCGGGGCGGGGTTTTCGTCGCGGGCGGGCTGGCGTATGCGCTGGACTGCAAGAACATCCACCTGGTGAATGTGGAGTTCTACACCGGGGTCGGGACGACGCTGGAGATGCCGGTCATGCTGGCGCCCGTTCCGAATGTCATTGATTTCTCGGACAAGAAGGTCCTGATCGCCGATGATGTCGCCGATACGGGCAAGACGCTGAAGCTGGTGCGCGATTTCTGCATCGATCACGTCGCCGAGGTGCGCAGCGCGGTCATCTACGAGAAGTCGCACTCGCTCGTGAAGTGCGAGTACGTGTGGAAGAAGACCGATCGCTGGATCAACTTCCCGTGGAGTGTGGAAAAGCCTGTCGTGCGGCGCAGTGGGCAGGTTCTCGACGCCTGA
- the dcd gene encoding dCTP deaminase, with protein sequence MLLSDKDIRAEIDAGRVRIDPFDPSMVQPSSIDVRLDRYFRVFENHRYPHIDPAVEQADLTRTVEPDGDEAFILHPGEFVLASTYEVISLPDDLASRLEGKSSLGRLGLVTHSTAGFIDPGFSGHVTLELSNLATLPIKLWPGMKIGQLCMFRLSSPSEFPYGSERYGSRYQGQRGPTASRSFMNFHRTQV encoded by the coding sequence GTGCTTCTCTCAGACAAGGACATCCGGGCCGAGATCGACGCCGGGCGGGTCCGCATTGATCCGTTCGATCCGTCGATGGTGCAGCCCTCGAGCATCGACGTGCGGCTCGACCGCTACTTCCGGGTGTTCGAGAACCACCGCTATCCGCATATCGACCCAGCCGTCGAGCAGGCGGACCTGACCCGTACGGTCGAGCCGGACGGGGACGAGGCGTTCATCCTGCATCCCGGCGAATTCGTGCTCGCCTCGACGTACGAGGTCATCTCGCTGCCCGACGATCTTGCGTCGCGGCTGGAGGGCAAGAGCTCGCTCGGCCGGCTCGGGCTGGTGACGCATTCGACGGCCGGGTTCATCGACCCCGGGTTCTCCGGGCATGTGACCCTGGAGCTGTCGAATCTCGCGACGCTGCCGATCAAGCTGTGGCCGGGAATGAAGATCGGCCAGCTGTGCATGTTCCGGCTGAGTTCTCCGTCGGAGTTCCCGTACGGCTCGGAGCGGTACGGGTCGCGCTACCAAGGGCAGCGTGGGCCGACGGCCTCGCGTTCGTTCATGAACTTCCATCGGACTCAGGTGTGA
- a CDS encoding tyrosine-type recombinase/integrase codes for MAGRKPQRRREFGSVRQLSSGRWQVRYWAPDGSRRAAPETFAAKTEAQTWLTLTQADIERKHWVDPDAGAVNFETYAVKWIEERGLSATTEELYRRLLRLHLLPAFGSMNLDGITPPGVRTWRAERLEATGTTTVAKSYRLLKAIMETATDDELIRRNPCRIRGAGSEKAKERPTATVEQVDALADAMGPRWRLMVYFGAYGPMRPEEQAALRRPDVTLEPLAVKISDAAPELTTGRRVEGDTKSTAGRRTVFLPAFLHIEVKRHLDWYAEKEANGLLFVGEKGAPFRRSTFGRKWRRARAKVGLPKDFRFYDLRHTGHTLSTQSGATLKDTMVRAGQSSEKAALIYQHSDDERQREVATGMDERVRTQRRRAAERKRAHEA; via the coding sequence ATGGCAGGCCGCAAGCCGCAGCGGCGGCGCGAATTCGGCTCCGTACGCCAGCTCTCCTCCGGCCGGTGGCAGGTGCGCTATTGGGCCCCGGACGGCAGTCGACGGGCCGCTCCGGAGACGTTCGCGGCCAAGACCGAAGCGCAGACCTGGCTCACCCTCACCCAGGCCGACATTGAGCGCAAGCACTGGGTGGACCCCGACGCCGGTGCGGTCAACTTCGAGACGTACGCGGTGAAGTGGATCGAGGAGCGCGGACTCTCCGCCACTACGGAGGAGCTGTACCGCAGGCTCCTGCGGCTACACCTCCTGCCTGCGTTCGGCTCCATGAACCTGGACGGCATCACGCCGCCCGGCGTGCGCACCTGGCGGGCCGAGCGACTGGAGGCGACCGGCACGACGACCGTCGCCAAGTCTTACCGTCTCCTCAAGGCCATCATGGAGACGGCCACCGACGACGAGCTGATCCGCCGCAATCCCTGCCGGATCAGGGGCGCCGGCAGCGAGAAGGCTAAGGAACGCCCGACGGCCACCGTCGAACAGGTCGACGCCCTCGCTGATGCCATGGGGCCGAGGTGGCGGCTGATGGTGTACTTCGGTGCCTACGGCCCGATGCGCCCAGAGGAGCAGGCGGCCCTGCGACGGCCCGACGTCACGCTCGAACCCCTCGCGGTCAAGATCAGTGACGCAGCACCCGAGCTGACCACCGGCCGTCGGGTCGAAGGCGACACGAAGTCGACCGCTGGCAGGCGCACCGTCTTCCTCCCGGCCTTCCTGCACATCGAGGTGAAGCGCCACCTGGACTGGTACGCCGAGAAGGAGGCCAACGGGCTCCTGTTCGTAGGCGAGAAGGGCGCCCCTTTCCGGCGGTCCACATTCGGTCGCAAGTGGCGCAGGGCGCGGGCCAAGGTCGGCCTGCCGAAGGACTTCCGCTTCTACGACCTCCGCCATACCGGCCACACCCTGTCCACCCAGTCGGGTGCCACGCTCAAGGACACGATGGTCCGCGCAGGCCAGTCCTCGGAGAAGGCGGCGCTGATCTATCAGCACTCCGACGACGAGCGGCAGCGTGAGGTGGCTACAGGGATGGACGAGCGGGTGCGTACCCAACGCCGTCGGGCGGCCGAACGCAAAAGGGCCCACGAGGCGTAG
- a CDS encoding helix-turn-helix domain-containing protein, producing the protein MTHTADRLLTVEEAAQRLGTGVRFIRRLIQERRIRYVKLGKPVRIPGNALAAYIEERTVLTTSEARARYGKAA; encoded by the coding sequence GTGACACACACGGCTGACCGCCTCCTAACCGTGGAGGAGGCCGCCCAGCGCCTCGGAACAGGCGTCCGCTTCATCCGGCGTCTCATCCAGGAGCGCCGCATTCGCTACGTGAAGCTCGGCAAGCCCGTCCGCATCCCGGGGAACGCCCTGGCTGCCTACATCGAGGAGCGGACGGTCCTGACTACGAGTGAGGCGCGAGCCCGCTACGGGAAGGCAGCCTGA
- a CDS encoding helix-turn-helix domain-containing protein, which yields MADEGSPQGVLLSGEENVAVRIKLEREARGWSTNSLSDRMNEAGFEMNPSAVWRIENRKRRINVDEAIGFAEVFGVSLRNMVGPPRLAAMARAMELIDDVVDAYRQTQRANAAFTRARDALDAYLAEHPDIREEADVMVSNAMAEAASSHLLQAYGAPPGEHPNTDQHGSAPEA from the coding sequence ATGGCTGACGAAGGCTCCCCCCAAGGGGTCCTGCTCAGCGGCGAGGAGAACGTCGCGGTACGGATCAAGCTGGAACGCGAAGCGCGCGGCTGGAGCACCAACTCCCTGTCCGACCGCATGAACGAGGCCGGGTTCGAGATGAACCCGTCCGCGGTCTGGCGCATCGAGAACCGCAAGCGCCGTATCAACGTGGACGAAGCGATCGGGTTCGCCGAGGTCTTCGGCGTCTCGCTGCGCAACATGGTCGGCCCTCCCCGGCTCGCGGCCATGGCCCGCGCCATGGAACTCATCGACGACGTCGTCGACGCGTACCGCCAGACGCAGCGCGCCAACGCCGCCTTCACGCGGGCGCGCGACGCCCTCGACGCCTACCTCGCCGAGCACCCCGACATCCGTGAAGAGGCCGATGTGATGGTCTCCAACGCCATGGCCGAAGCGGCCAGCAGCCACCTGCTGCAGGCTTACGGGGCCCCGCCCGGCGAACATCCCAACACCGACCAGCACGGCTCCGCCCCAGAGGCGTAG
- a CDS encoding DUF3631 domain-containing protein, with the protein MDEVTPNTPSLSATPVVWPAVAIPGQPAEPVSSTPPSAQPPADEPEPAPASEGEQVLADLRAQFRRYVVLPGEEAVTAVTLWVAATHLQTAWQHAPRLAVVGPAKRCGKSRLLDVITETVHDPLITVNASAAAVFRSITEAPPTLLVDEADTLFGSAKVAEKNEEMRGLLNAGHQRNRPTLRVSGPNHEVSKFPTFAMAALAGIGDLPDTIMDRSVVIRMRRRRPGEKVAEFRTVRDTPELHALRDRLVAWLAPLHAEAMDLTPSMPVEDRAADTWEPLVAVADLAGGQWPDLARAACQAMTKHEVEQDQDNGGLSIRLLADIRRAFAAEGNLSAIRTGRLLDILNQDDESPWPGYTDKGLTPRGLQILLKHYGISAANRRFPGNVQARGFTRLQFADAWARYCPEPDSTTGA; encoded by the coding sequence ATGGACGAAGTCACCCCGAACACGCCATCCCTCTCCGCCACGCCCGTCGTGTGGCCGGCCGTTGCCATACCCGGCCAACCGGCCGAGCCCGTGTCCTCCACGCCGCCGTCCGCGCAGCCGCCCGCAGACGAGCCCGAACCCGCCCCGGCCTCCGAGGGAGAACAGGTCTTGGCAGACCTACGGGCGCAGTTCCGGCGGTACGTCGTGCTGCCGGGCGAGGAAGCCGTCACCGCCGTGACGCTGTGGGTGGCGGCCACCCACCTGCAGACGGCGTGGCAGCACGCCCCACGCCTCGCGGTCGTCGGACCGGCCAAACGGTGCGGCAAATCGCGGCTCCTGGACGTGATCACCGAAACCGTCCACGACCCGCTCATCACGGTCAACGCCTCCGCCGCCGCGGTCTTCCGGTCGATCACCGAGGCCCCGCCCACTCTGCTGGTCGACGAGGCCGACACCCTCTTCGGCTCGGCGAAGGTCGCGGAGAAGAACGAGGAGATGCGCGGCCTGCTCAACGCCGGACACCAGCGCAACCGGCCCACCCTGCGGGTCTCGGGCCCCAACCACGAGGTCTCGAAGTTCCCCACCTTCGCCATGGCCGCCCTCGCGGGCATCGGCGACCTGCCCGACACGATCATGGACCGGTCGGTCGTCATCCGGATGCGCCGCCGCAGGCCGGGCGAGAAGGTCGCGGAGTTCCGCACTGTCCGGGACACGCCCGAGCTGCACGCACTGCGCGACCGGCTCGTGGCCTGGCTGGCCCCGCTCCACGCCGAGGCGATGGACCTGACACCGAGCATGCCGGTCGAGGACCGGGCCGCCGACACCTGGGAGCCGCTGGTCGCCGTCGCCGACCTCGCCGGCGGCCAGTGGCCCGACCTCGCGCGCGCCGCCTGCCAGGCGATGACGAAGCACGAGGTCGAGCAGGACCAGGACAACGGCGGCCTGAGCATCCGCCTCCTGGCCGACATCCGCCGCGCCTTCGCCGCTGAGGGCAACCTCTCCGCGATCCGCACCGGCCGCCTCCTCGACATCCTGAATCAGGACGACGAGTCGCCCTGGCCTGGGTACACCGACAAGGGCCTGACCCCGCGCGGGCTGCAGATCCTGCTGAAGCACTACGGCATCAGCGCGGCCAACCGCCGCTTCCCCGGCAACGTCCAAGCCCGGGGGTTCACCCGCCTGCAGTTCGCCGACGCCTGGGCGCGCTACTGCCCCGAGCCGGACTCCACGACCGGCGCCTGA
- a CDS encoding DUF2637 domain-containing protein encodes MPSPTTVIAPPAAPAPLAAAIRTGVALLAVAAFALSYDALRQMAVASHIHRALTYAFPLVIDGFIAIGIGALLILRTAPLPARLYVSALVGIATATSIWANVLHAIRLNQQAGHAGLALDDVTVGVISAIAPLALAGSVHLYLLVARRPTTPESHNSKGHSANNGHKPAEVNKDSANAAAGPTTKQVAEATHQPGKPRGQQPSVSLEQAIDIGRTAPLGRAGRVSRRNVEKAIRDKGFGISRSRLDEVKNLLQAELDEATTGTN; translated from the coding sequence TTGCCCTCACCCACCACCGTCATCGCCCCACCCGCTGCCCCGGCGCCACTGGCCGCCGCAATCCGCACGGGTGTGGCGCTGCTGGCCGTGGCAGCCTTCGCGCTCTCCTACGACGCCCTGCGCCAAATGGCTGTCGCCAGCCACATCCACCGGGCTCTCACCTACGCCTTCCCCCTCGTCATCGACGGCTTCATCGCCATCGGGATCGGCGCCCTGCTCATCCTGCGGACCGCACCGCTGCCCGCTCGCCTCTATGTCTCGGCGCTGGTCGGCATCGCCACCGCCACGAGCATCTGGGCCAACGTCCTGCATGCCATCCGCCTCAACCAGCAAGCCGGCCACGCCGGACTTGCCCTCGACGACGTCACCGTCGGCGTCATTTCCGCCATCGCCCCACTCGCCCTGGCCGGATCCGTCCACCTCTACCTCCTCGTCGCCCGGCGCCCGACCACTCCCGAAAGCCACAACAGCAAGGGCCACAGCGCCAACAACGGCCACAAACCCGCTGAGGTAAACAAGGACAGTGCCAACGCCGCGGCGGGACCGACCACGAAGCAAGTGGCGGAAGCCACGCACCAGCCCGGTAAGCCACGAGGTCAACAGCCAAGCGTCTCCCTGGAGCAGGCCATCGACATCGGTCGCACAGCCCCCCTCGGGCGGGCCGGCCGCGTCTCGCGCCGCAACGTCGAGAAGGCGATCCGGGACAAGGGTTTCGGCATCTCCCGGAGCCGCCTGGATGAGGTCAAGAACCTGCTGCAGGCCGAACTCGACGAGGCCACCACGGGCACCAACTGA
- a CDS encoding plasmid mobilization protein — protein MHDLDHELASTQEQMPFTPAPDGASCSAGPSKGRSSALAPAPGVAEEVLRQGAPDQELVAEGGHQRDKLTARQGRRRPRQPRQRVKRLTFRASEAEEAEIQAAADAKGVSKARFIAQAVHAQLRGRNGLDQDEALDRLEAARVDLARVGNNINQMARILNSGGDVIHLARATNEVGEAAAMVKAAARKLVS, from the coding sequence ATGCATGACCTCGACCACGAACTCGCCTCAACACAGGAGCAGATGCCCTTCACCCCAGCCCCGGACGGAGCAAGCTGTAGCGCTGGACCGTCCAAGGGCCGGTCCAGCGCGCTTGCCCCCGCCCCAGGGGTGGCGGAGGAGGTCCTGCGCCAGGGGGCGCCCGACCAGGAACTGGTGGCCGAGGGCGGCCACCAGCGGGACAAGCTCACAGCCAGGCAGGGCCGTCGACGCCCCCGCCAGCCCCGCCAGCGCGTAAAACGCCTGACCTTCCGCGCCAGCGAGGCCGAAGAAGCCGAGATCCAGGCCGCCGCCGACGCAAAGGGGGTCTCCAAAGCCCGGTTCATAGCTCAGGCGGTCCACGCACAACTCCGCGGCCGGAACGGACTCGACCAGGACGAGGCCCTCGACCGGCTCGAAGCTGCCCGCGTCGACCTGGCCCGTGTCGGCAACAACATCAATCAGATGGCGCGGATCCTGAACTCCGGCGGCGACGTCATCCATCTCGCCCGCGCCACCAATGAGGTCGGCGAGGCGGCAGCCATGGTGAAGGCTGCCGCCCGGAAGCTGGTGAGCTGA